A genomic region of Ursus arctos isolate Adak ecotype North America unplaced genomic scaffold, UrsArc2.0 scaffold_8, whole genome shotgun sequence contains the following coding sequences:
- the PDCL3 gene encoding phosducin-like protein 3: MQDPNADTEWNDILRKKGILPSKESLKDLEKEAEEEEQRVLQQSIVKTYEDMTLEELEDNEDEFNEEDERAIEMYRQQRLAEWKATQLKNKFGEVLEISGKDYVQEVTKAGEGLWVILHLYKQGIPLCALINQHFSGLARKFPDVKFIKAISTTCIPNYPDRNLPTIFVYLEGDIKAQFIGPLVFGGMNLTIDELEWKLSESGAIKTDLEENPKKPIEDALLSSVRCSIPTRRGSDSEDD, translated from the exons ATGCAG GACCCCAATGCAGACACTGAGTGGAATGACATCTTACGCAAAAAGGGCATCTTGCCCTCAAAGGAAAGTTTGAAAGATttggaaaaggaggcagaagaagaagaacagcGAGTCCTTCAGCAGTCAATTG TGAAAACATATGAAGATATGACTTTGGAAGAGCTGGAGGATAATGAAGACGAATTTAACGAGGAAGATGAACGCGCTATTGAAATGTACAG GCAGCAAAGACTGGCTGAGTGGAAAGCAACTCAACTGAAGAATAAATTTGGAGAAGTTTTGGAGATCTCAGGAAAGGATTATGTTCAAGAAGTTACCAAAGCCGGTGAGGGCTTGTGGGTAATCTTGCACCTTTACAAACAAGG GATTCCCCTCTGTGCCCTCATAAATCAGCACTTCAGTGGACTTGCCAGGAAGTTTCCTGATGTCAAATTTATCAAAGCCATTTCAACAACCTGCATACCCAATTATCCTGATAGGAATCTGCCTACAATATTTGTTTACCTTGAAGGAGATATCAAGGCTCAATTTATTGGACCTCTGGTGTTTGGTGGCATGAACCTGACAATAGACG AGTTGGAGTGGAAACTGTCAGAGTCTGGAGCAATCAAGACAGACTTGGAGGAAAACCCTAAGAAACCAATTGAAGACGCATTGCTATCCTCAGTGCGGTGCTCCATCCCCACAAGAAGGGGTAGCGATTCTGAGGATGACTAA